The Thermoleophilum album genome contains a region encoding:
- a CDS encoding NAD-dependent epimerase/dehydratase family protein, with protein MAVTGPTGDLGRALVPALLRNRRVGRVIGMARRPFDARSAGWRRFEYLQGDITDRHAVRELVRGADVVVHLAFAVLGASDETWELNVGGSRIVFEEAIEAGVGRIVYASSVAAYGFRDDLPARIDERQPTLGSPEHPYSAQKAAVERALEALLETSGARTQAWVMRPCIVAGPRARTLIEELPYVRAARALPGPVRSIVRSAPLLRPVLPDPGVPFQLVHEDDLARAFVAAVLGRGEPGPYNLAGPGQLTISRLARELRWHALPVPRAAVVAGGEVLRRLPFAPAELTWIHALRRPVLMRCERARKLLGWQPRRTALATLRATIEAARRAGTPLL; from the coding sequence GTGGCCGTCACCGGCCCCACCGGTGACCTCGGACGTGCGCTGGTACCCGCACTCTTGCGCAACCGGCGCGTCGGGCGCGTGATCGGCATGGCGCGACGGCCGTTCGACGCGCGCAGCGCCGGCTGGCGGCGTTTCGAGTACCTGCAAGGCGACATCACCGATCGCCACGCGGTGCGCGAGCTGGTGCGAGGTGCCGACGTCGTCGTACACCTTGCGTTCGCCGTCTTGGGCGCCTCCGACGAGACTTGGGAGCTGAACGTGGGCGGCTCGCGAATCGTCTTCGAGGAGGCGATCGAGGCCGGGGTCGGCCGCATCGTCTACGCCTCGAGCGTTGCCGCCTACGGCTTCCGTGACGACCTGCCGGCGCGCATCGACGAGCGTCAGCCGACGCTCGGCTCGCCCGAACACCCTTACTCGGCGCAGAAAGCCGCAGTCGAGCGAGCGCTCGAGGCTCTGCTCGAGACCAGCGGCGCTCGCACCCAGGCGTGGGTGATGCGTCCCTGCATCGTGGCCGGGCCGCGAGCGCGCACACTGATCGAAGAGCTCCCCTACGTACGCGCCGCGCGGGCCCTGCCCGGGCCGGTCCGCTCGATCGTGCGCTCGGCGCCGCTGCTGCGCCCCGTGCTTCCCGATCCGGGCGTGCCCTTCCAGCTCGTGCACGAGGACGACCTTGCGCGTGCCTTCGTAGCGGCGGTTCTGGGCCGCGGCGAACCGGGTCCGTACAACCTCGCCGGCCCCGGCCAGCTGACGATCTCGCGGCTCGCGCGTGAACTCCGTTGGCACGCGTTGCCGGTGCCACGGGCGGCAGTCGTCGCCGGCGGCGAGGTGTTGCGCCGGTTGCCCTTCGCACCCGCCGAGCTCACCTGGATACACGCTCTGCGCCGCCCAGTGCTGATGCGTTGCGAGCGCGCACGCAAACTGCTTGGCTGGCAGCCGCGACGCACCGCGCTTGCGACGCTGCGCGCGACGATCGAAGCGGCCCGCCGCGCCGGCACGCCGTTGCTGTAG
- a CDS encoding FAD-dependent oxidoreductase, whose translation MSAATAARVDQRPCVAIAGGGVAALEAALRVRRVAGERPRIVVAAPNDELVVLPETVAEPFGWRAALRLPWQAIAGELDLELRKGAVELVDLERRRLLLSDDGGEVGYDGLLVATGAKRVPPYAHATVFDPLRTDTGFAGLVRDLEQGFCRRLAILVPPGPGWPLPAYELALLFAARAHEMGIDCAVTLVTEEPAPLAIFGERASVAVQRLLAESGIETHFSAVAHVEEGRVLVQPAATELVCDRIVALPRLVGPALHGLPATVDGWIPIDSSCRVVGTTGHVFCAGDASAFPVKHGSIACAQADAAAECLATRLGLAHVGCHSFRAVVRAKLFTGGAPLYLEARVIAGRGFESTVADTPPWGSETKIAGEELSSFVERFAGQEQ comes from the coding sequence ATGAGTGCTGCCACTGCTGCGAGGGTCGATCAGCGACCTTGCGTGGCGATCGCAGGCGGCGGCGTCGCGGCGTTAGAGGCTGCTTTGCGCGTGCGACGGGTAGCCGGTGAGCGTCCGCGCATAGTGGTGGCGGCACCGAACGACGAGCTCGTGGTGCTGCCGGAGACGGTGGCCGAGCCCTTCGGCTGGCGAGCAGCGCTGCGTCTCCCGTGGCAAGCGATCGCTGGCGAACTCGACCTCGAGCTGCGCAAGGGCGCTGTCGAACTCGTGGACCTCGAGCGCCGTCGGCTGTTGCTATCGGACGACGGCGGTGAGGTCGGCTACGACGGTCTGCTGGTCGCAACCGGGGCCAAGCGTGTACCGCCATACGCGCACGCCACGGTCTTCGATCCCCTGCGCACGGACACCGGCTTCGCGGGCCTGGTCCGCGATCTCGAGCAAGGCTTCTGCCGTCGACTAGCGATCCTCGTGCCACCTGGCCCCGGATGGCCGCTACCCGCCTACGAGCTGGCGCTGCTGTTCGCCGCCAGGGCGCACGAGATGGGGATCGATTGCGCGGTCACCCTCGTCACCGAGGAACCGGCACCGCTCGCGATCTTCGGTGAGCGCGCGAGCGTCGCCGTCCAGCGCCTACTCGCGGAGAGCGGGATCGAGACCCACTTCTCTGCCGTTGCGCACGTCGAAGAGGGGCGTGTGCTAGTTCAACCCGCCGCCACCGAACTCGTTTGCGATCGCATCGTCGCGCTACCGCGCCTGGTCGGCCCGGCACTGCACGGACTGCCGGCAACCGTGGACGGCTGGATCCCGATCGACTCGTCGTGCCGCGTCGTCGGAACCACCGGGCACGTTTTCTGCGCCGGCGACGCTTCGGCCTTTCCGGTTAAGCACGGCAGCATCGCGTGCGCACAGGCCGACGCCGCCGCCGAATGCCTGGCCACACGCCTAGGCCTGGCTCATGTCGGCTGTCACTCGTTCCGCGCAGTGGTGCGGGCGAAGCTCTTTACTGGTGGCGCGCCGCTCTACCTGGAGGCGCGCGTAATTGCTGGCCGCGGCTTCGAGTCGACGGTTGCTGATACCCCACCTTGGGGCAGCGAGACCAAGATCGCCGGCGAGGAGCTCTCGTCCTTCGTCGAGCGGTTCGCCGGCCAAGAGCAATAA
- the rd gene encoding rubredoxin, with amino-acid sequence MGDAQTTTLQKWICTSCGYIYDPAEGDPDGGIPPGTPFEEIPDDWFCPVCGARKRDFEPLEE; translated from the coding sequence GTGGGAGACGCACAGACGACAACGCTCCAGAAGTGGATCTGCACCTCTTGCGGCTACATCTACGACCCGGCGGAGGGTGACCCCGACGGTGGAATCCCGCCGGGCACTCCGTTCGAGGAGATTCCCGACGACTGGTTCTGCCCGGTCTGCGGGGCGCGCAAGCGCGACTTCGAGCCGCTCGAGGAGTAA
- a CDS encoding sigma-70 family RNA polymerase sigma factor, producing MSAATATVTRPATAVDPQQPAGVGTVDDRVLVARIRRGDERAFEELYRLYRRPLLSFLRRLTGDDARAEDLLQETFLSALRRIRSSEQNLALKPWLFEIARNAAIDSWRRTNRADEVPLEGVFGSGHEPSGEPDVEVSAREQLKLLRGAFDELPRQQARALVMRELEGRSYEEIAGELALSRSAVESTIFRARRRLEREYELLADGSRCRSARDAVARITSGRARGADERLLARHCRRCVLCRRYARAHGVEPLRTLVDKVAAALSPLPLFFERLAARIAGAGMPAAPDLPASAGKGVAAAVAALAALGAAVGIEGDKPASPIRHPVPLVAPQSTAGSASPRAPRPSQDSKRSPAAQRATDERDGRGFSGGGRSRLSKGGDSRVRQAPSSPAAVGPHGDRSHSQPSSVLPLVREIDPGRGASDVQRSTGSLVGGVGETLGNTVQGTGSATGGVIGGVGSTVGGTTRALGGVVGDATGNRPLGDAITGVGTTVEGAVNGLGATTQGLTDGLGAAVKGLTGGGLSR from the coding sequence ATGAGCGCTGCCACCGCCACAGTCACGAGACCGGCCACAGCGGTCGACCCCCAACAACCGGCCGGCGTCGGAACGGTCGACGATCGCGTGCTGGTCGCGCGCATACGGCGTGGCGACGAACGCGCTTTCGAGGAGCTCTACCGTCTTTACCGGCGGCCGCTGTTGTCGTTCTTGCGTCGCCTGACTGGTGACGATGCGCGCGCCGAGGATCTTCTGCAGGAGACGTTCCTCTCGGCCTTGCGTCGAATCCGCAGCAGCGAACAAAACTTGGCGCTCAAACCGTGGCTCTTCGAGATTGCGCGCAACGCCGCCATCGACTCTTGGCGGCGCACCAACCGGGCCGACGAGGTGCCGCTCGAGGGTGTCTTCGGGAGTGGGCATGAGCCCTCCGGCGAGCCGGACGTCGAGGTCTCCGCGCGTGAGCAGCTGAAGCTGTTGCGTGGGGCTTTCGACGAGCTGCCGCGGCAGCAGGCGCGGGCGCTGGTGATGCGCGAGCTCGAGGGGCGAAGCTACGAAGAGATCGCGGGCGAACTCGCGCTTTCGCGGTCCGCCGTGGAGAGCACCATCTTCCGGGCCCGCCGGCGACTGGAGCGCGAGTACGAGCTCCTCGCCGACGGCTCCCGCTGCCGCAGCGCACGTGACGCCGTGGCGCGGATCACCAGTGGGCGAGCGCGCGGCGCCGACGAACGGCTGCTCGCGCGCCACTGCCGCCGCTGCGTGCTCTGCCGCCGCTACGCGCGCGCTCACGGGGTCGAGCCGCTGCGGACGCTGGTCGACAAGGTCGCTGCCGCACTGTCGCCGCTACCGCTCTTCTTCGAGCGCTTGGCTGCACGTATCGCGGGCGCCGGGATGCCGGCCGCGCCGGACCTGCCAGCGAGCGCAGGCAAGGGCGTAGCTGCTGCCGTCGCCGCGCTCGCCGCGCTTGGCGCGGCCGTTGGTATCGAGGGCGACAAGCCTGCGTCCCCAATCCGTCACCCCGTGCCGCTGGTCGCGCCGCAGTCAACGGCGGGCAGCGCAAGTCCGCGGGCGCCGCGCCCTAGTCAGGACAGCAAGCGGTCCCCCGCGGCGCAGCGCGCGACCGACGAGCGGGACGGGCGAGGGTTCTCGGGCGGCGGCCGCAGTCGACTCTCTAAAGGCGGCGATTCGCGTGTGCGGCAGGCGCCGAGTAGCCCCGCTGCTGTTGGGCCGCACGGGGATCGCTCGCACTCGCAGCCGTCGTCGGTGCTGCCGCTTGTGCGAGAGATCGACCCGGGGCGTGGCGCGAGCGACGTACAACGCAGCACGGGCAGTCTTGTCGGTGGTGTCGGGGAGACGCTCGGCAACACTGTGCAGGGAACGGGCAGTGCCACGGGTGGTGTAATCGGCGGCGTCGGCAGCACGGTCGGCGGTACGACACGTGCACTGGGCGGCGTTGTTGGTGATGCGACTGGCAACCGGCCCCTCGGTGATGCGATCACGGGTGTCGGCACGACCGTCGAGGGTGCGGTGAACGGCCTCGGCGCCACCACCCAGGGGCTGACCGACGGGCTGGGCGCCGCCGTCAAGGGTCTTACAGGCGGCGGACTCTCGCGCTAG
- a CDS encoding NUDIX hydrolase has translation MAAGERPVVLASGSWDPASVAVRWLDRPYQPPPELEREADRAIAALAERGSPTHDGLAARLADFRATSERLELELQPARWSLRLVGGDRCRSLTALCVVRTEDGRWLAGRRASWLATWAGRWALGAGGAVEVGENPAETLARELAEEWRLEPRELRVRALLDLPGGMAMIVGSALVAADAEPIPDEEHDAFAWWHPDPDRWPPEADERLRAMARWLA, from the coding sequence ATGGCGGCCGGCGAGCGACCGGTGGTGCTCGCAAGCGGGAGCTGGGATCCCGCGTCGGTCGCCGTGCGTTGGCTCGATCGCCCCTACCAACCGCCGCCCGAGCTGGAGCGCGAGGCCGACCGGGCGATCGCTGCGCTCGCCGAGCGTGGCTCCCCGACCCACGATGGCCTCGCCGCTCGGCTGGCCGACTTCCGCGCCACGAGCGAGCGACTGGAGCTCGAATTGCAGCCGGCGCGCTGGTCGCTGCGCCTGGTCGGTGGCGATCGCTGCCGCTCGCTGACGGCCCTCTGCGTCGTGCGGACCGAGGACGGTCGTTGGCTCGCCGGCCGCCGCGCCTCCTGGCTTGCCACCTGGGCGGGACGCTGGGCGCTCGGAGCCGGCGGAGCGGTGGAGGTCGGGGAAAACCCGGCCGAGACGCTCGCCCGCGAGCTCGCCGAGGAGTGGCGACTCGAGCCACGCGAGCTGCGGGTTCGCGCGCTTCTCGACCTACCCGGCGGAATGGCGATGATCGTCGGCAGCGCTCTCGTCGCGGCCGACGCCGAACCGATCCCCGACGAAGAGCACGATGCGTTCGCCTGGTGGCACCCGGATCCCGACCGTTGGCCTCCCGAGGCCGACGAGCGGCTGCGGGCAATGGCCCGCTGGCTCGCCTAA
- a CDS encoding PQQ-dependent sugar dehydrogenase, with amino-acid sequence MIRSAMLAALIVVCLPLPACASQPRTGESSKPAVTAPPSLRLKLVGKFAAPTYVTAAPADTSRLFVTERDGTVRVVRRGRILPRPFLDIRSRVSTEGEGGLLSLAFAPDYRRSRRFFVYYTDKRGYIVIDQFLTSSQDPDRALPSTRRNVITQVHNRPNHKGGQIVFGPDGLLWAGFGDGGGAGDPDDNAQNLSVLLGKLLRIRPRPNGGYEVPRDNPFVGRAGRDEIYAYGLRNPYRFSFDRLRGHLLIADVGQDAAEEIDLLRSPGGGRVAPGGVNFGWPIFEGLLRYREGPLRGPGRYVRPVLQELHQKLPVCSIIGGYVLRDPELGRLRGKYVYGDLCDPRIRIASFPRGRSASVRFTRLRVPSLVSFGEDSRGRVYAVSLEGGVWRLAPGR; translated from the coding sequence TTGATCCGCAGCGCGATGCTCGCTGCTCTGATCGTCGTGTGCTTGCCGTTGCCCGCTTGCGCGTCGCAACCACGCACGGGCGAGTCGAGCAAGCCGGCGGTGACTGCGCCCCCCAGCTTGCGGCTCAAGCTGGTCGGGAAGTTCGCGGCACCCACGTACGTCACGGCCGCTCCCGCCGACACCTCGCGACTGTTCGTGACCGAGCGCGACGGCACCGTACGAGTGGTGCGTCGCGGGCGGATTCTGCCGCGACCGTTTCTCGACATCCGCTCGCGCGTCTCGACTGAAGGCGAGGGAGGTCTGCTGTCGCTCGCGTTCGCGCCCGACTACCGGCGGTCTCGTCGGTTCTTCGTGTACTACACGGACAAGCGCGGATACATCGTCATCGACCAGTTCTTGACGAGTTCGCAGGACCCCGACCGGGCGCTTCCCAGCACGCGTCGCAACGTGATCACCCAAGTGCACAATCGGCCCAACCACAAGGGCGGTCAGATCGTTTTCGGTCCAGACGGCCTACTTTGGGCGGGCTTCGGTGACGGGGGCGGTGCCGGTGATCCAGACGACAACGCCCAGAACCTGAGCGTGCTGCTCGGCAAGCTGTTGCGCATCCGCCCGCGTCCGAATGGCGGCTACGAGGTGCCACGCGACAACCCCTTCGTTGGGCGGGCGGGCCGCGACGAAATCTACGCCTACGGCCTGCGCAACCCGTACCGCTTCTCGTTCGATCGCTTGCGGGGGCACCTGCTGATCGCCGACGTCGGCCAGGATGCGGCCGAAGAGATCGACCTGCTTCGTTCGCCCGGCGGGGGTCGCGTAGCCCCTGGCGGGGTCAACTTCGGCTGGCCGATCTTCGAAGGTTTGCTGCGCTATCGCGAGGGCCCGTTGCGCGGCCCGGGGCGCTACGTGCGGCCGGTTCTACAAGAGCTGCACCAAAAGCTGCCGGTCTGCTCGATCATTGGCGGTTACGTGCTGCGCGATCCGGAGCTCGGCCGCCTGCGCGGGAAGTACGTCTACGGAGACCTTTGCGACCCCCGGATCCGGATCGCTTCGTTCCCTCGCGGGCGTAGCGCGAGCGTCCGTTTCACGAGACTGCGTGTGCCCAGCCTCGTGTCCTTCGGTGAGGACTCCCGCGGTCGGGTCTACGCGGTTTCACTAGAGGGCGGGGTGTGGCGCCTCGCTCCCGGCCGTTAG
- the bioA gene encoding adenosylmethionine--8-amino-7-oxononanoate transaminase, with translation MSESDRAARLAADDHRYLWHPFTQQRVWEQEEPLIIERAEGTDLIDVHGRRYIDGVSSLWCNVHGHRHPVIDQAVRDQLERVAHSTMLGLTHPPAIELARKLVEITPARLTRVFYSDNGATACEIALKIAFQYWQQRGGEFRRKTRFIALREAYHGDTIGSVSVGGIDLFHSLYRPLLFDALRAEPGDAGDLERLLERHAEEVAAVILEPLVQGAAGMLLQPPGYLRRVRELCDRYDVLLICDEVATGFGRTGRMFACEHEQVEPDLLCLAKGITGGYLPLAATLATEEIYQAFLGEPEENRTFFHGHTYTGNPLACAAALGSLEVFERERTLERLAPKIELLSELLGRHVKPLASVREIRQRGFMVGIELLGYDPALVAGHRVTLEARRRGAVIRPLGNVVVLMPPLAISEQDLERLVQITAESIVAATRDLPTPAIAAS, from the coding sequence ATGAGCGAGAGCGACCGTGCGGCACGCCTCGCCGCCGACGATCACCGCTACCTCTGGCATCCCTTCACGCAACAGCGCGTCTGGGAGCAGGAGGAGCCACTAATCATCGAGCGTGCCGAGGGCACCGACCTCATCGATGTCCATGGCCGCCGCTACATCGACGGCGTGTCTTCGTTGTGGTGCAACGTCCACGGGCATCGTCACCCGGTCATCGACCAGGCGGTGAGAGACCAGCTGGAGCGCGTAGCGCACTCGACGATGCTCGGCCTCACCCACCCACCGGCAATCGAGCTCGCCCGCAAGCTGGTGGAGATCACCCCGGCGCGCCTTACCCGCGTCTTCTACTCCGATAACGGTGCGACAGCCTGCGAAATCGCGCTCAAGATCGCCTTTCAGTACTGGCAGCAGCGGGGCGGTGAGTTCCGTCGCAAGACCCGCTTCATCGCGCTGCGAGAGGCGTACCACGGCGACACGATCGGCTCGGTGTCGGTCGGCGGTATCGACCTCTTCCACTCCCTCTACCGACCGCTCCTGTTCGACGCTCTGCGCGCCGAGCCCGGCGACGCCGGGGACCTGGAGCGCTTGCTCGAACGCCACGCTGAGGAGGTTGCCGCCGTCATCCTCGAGCCGCTCGTGCAGGGCGCGGCAGGGATGCTGCTCCAACCGCCGGGCTACTTGCGGCGAGTGCGCGAGCTGTGCGACCGCTACGACGTGCTGCTGATCTGCGACGAGGTGGCCACTGGTTTCGGGCGCACCGGGCGCATGTTTGCCTGTGAGCACGAGCAGGTCGAGCCCGACCTGCTGTGTCTAGCCAAGGGGATCACCGGTGGCTATCTGCCGCTCGCCGCGACGCTTGCGACCGAGGAGATCTACCAGGCTTTTCTGGGCGAGCCCGAGGAGAACCGGACCTTCTTTCACGGTCACACGTACACCGGCAACCCGCTGGCCTGTGCGGCCGCCCTCGGCTCGCTCGAGGTGTTCGAACGCGAGCGCACGCTCGAGCGGCTCGCACCGAAGATCGAGCTGCTCAGCGAGCTCTTGGGCCGCCATGTCAAGCCGCTGGCGAGCGTGCGCGAGATCCGTCAACGCGGCTTCATGGTCGGGATCGAGCTGCTCGGGTACGACCCGGCGTTAGTCGCTGGCCATCGCGTGACGCTCGAGGCACGCCGACGCGGTGCGGTTATCAGACCGCTCGGCAACGTCGTCGTGCTGATGCCCCCGCTCGCGATTTCCGAACAAGATCTCGAGCGTCTCGTCCAGATCACAGCCGAGTCGATAGTCGCGGCCACACGCGACCTACCGACACCGGCTATCGCCGCCTCCTAA
- a CDS encoding NUDIX hydrolase, which yields MSFDRPPPAEALRGDEPTAEPRPAATVILLRDGEQALEVLLVRRSPTQRFMADFWVFPGGAVDEGETLAQAALRELREEASIALAGEEALVPLSRWITPREVRVRFDTRFFVALAPPGCRPRADGSECVDVRWMAPRAALRAWREGQLKLVFPTIKHLELLAPLPSAEAAIAFARSREIRPIEPRVVVENGSPRVLLPGEPGYDSA from the coding sequence GTGTCGTTCGACCGGCCGCCACCGGCCGAAGCGCTGCGGGGCGACGAGCCCACAGCCGAGCCGCGCCCAGCCGCGACCGTGATTCTCCTGCGCGACGGCGAGCAGGCATTGGAGGTGCTGCTCGTGCGCCGCAGTCCGACGCAGCGGTTTATGGCCGACTTTTGGGTGTTCCCGGGCGGCGCCGTCGACGAGGGCGAAACCCTGGCGCAAGCGGCGCTGCGCGAGCTGCGCGAGGAAGCATCGATAGCACTCGCCGGAGAAGAGGCGCTGGTTCCGCTCTCGCGCTGGATCACGCCGCGCGAGGTTCGTGTGCGCTTCGACACGCGGTTCTTCGTCGCGCTCGCCCCACCGGGATGCCGACCACGAGCCGACGGCAGCGAGTGCGTCGACGTCCGTTGGATGGCTCCGCGAGCAGCGCTGCGCGCCTGGCGGGAAGGCCAGCTGAAACTGGTCTTCCCGACGATCAAACACCTCGAGCTGCTGGCACCGTTGCCCTCCGCGGAGGCTGCCATCGCCTTCGCGCGATCTCGCGAGATACGTCCGATCGAGCCGCGCGTGGTGGTTGAAAACGGGAGTCCACGCGTCTTGTTGCCCGGCGAGCCCGGCTACGACAGCGCTTGA
- a CDS encoding aldehyde dehydrogenase family protein — MSTQAASNQLLEAVRRFLAEPKRLLIDGEWVEPADGRRFDDPDPSTGETIVAVAHAGEQDVDRAVRAARRAFEERRWHGPPPAQRQRILTRIAELIEEHADELAQIESLDGGKPIALAKRVDVRLAAEHFRYFAGWPTKIEGATLPVSLPNMHCYTRREPVGVCAQIIPWNFPLLMAAWKIAPALAAGCTVVLKPAEQTPLSALRLGELCLEAGVPPGVVNVLTGAGDTGAALVEHPLVAKIAFTGSTAVGREIGAKAGRALKRVTLELGGKSPNVILPDADLERAIKGSFQAIYYNTGQVCTAGSRLFVHKSQFDEVVARLAEQARAAKVGPGLDPSTQIGPLVSREQEQRVRSYIERGVSEGAELVAGGDGQKPIEGGYYVAPTLFVSERDDITIAREEIFGPVLVALPYEDLEEVARRANATEYGLAAGVWTRDVSKAHRMAELLEAGDVYVNIWGPSDPAAPFGGVKASGIGREHGREGLEAYLETKTVWVNLA, encoded by the coding sequence ATGTCTACGCAAGCAGCGAGCAACCAACTCTTGGAGGCGGTCCGCCGCTTCCTCGCTGAACCGAAGCGACTGCTAATCGACGGCGAGTGGGTCGAACCGGCGGACGGTCGGCGCTTCGACGATCCCGATCCGTCCACCGGCGAGACGATCGTTGCTGTCGCTCATGCCGGGGAGCAGGACGTCGACCGGGCCGTGCGGGCCGCCCGACGGGCGTTCGAGGAACGACGGTGGCACGGGCCACCCCCCGCCCAGCGCCAACGGATCCTCACGCGTATCGCCGAGCTGATCGAAGAGCACGCGGACGAGCTCGCGCAGATCGAGTCGCTCGATGGCGGCAAGCCAATCGCGCTAGCTAAGCGCGTCGACGTGCGGCTCGCGGCCGAACACTTCCGCTACTTCGCCGGTTGGCCGACGAAGATCGAGGGCGCGACCCTGCCCGTCTCGCTTCCCAACATGCACTGCTACACGCGTCGCGAGCCGGTCGGGGTGTGCGCGCAGATCATTCCCTGGAACTTTCCGCTGCTGATGGCGGCTTGGAAGATCGCGCCCGCGCTCGCCGCCGGCTGCACGGTAGTGCTGAAGCCCGCCGAGCAAACGCCGCTGAGCGCGCTGCGGCTGGGCGAGCTGTGCCTCGAGGCAGGGGTGCCGCCGGGAGTGGTCAACGTACTGACGGGCGCCGGCGACACCGGGGCAGCGCTGGTCGAGCATCCGCTCGTCGCCAAGATCGCTTTCACCGGCTCGACCGCGGTCGGACGCGAAATCGGCGCGAAGGCGGGACGCGCTCTCAAGCGGGTGACGCTCGAGCTCGGCGGCAAGTCACCGAACGTGATCCTGCCCGACGCCGATCTCGAGCGGGCGATAAAGGGATCGTTTCAAGCCATCTACTACAACACCGGCCAGGTCTGCACGGCCGGCTCGCGGCTGTTCGTGCACAAAAGCCAGTTCGACGAGGTCGTCGCCCGGTTGGCTGAGCAAGCGCGAGCGGCGAAGGTCGGTCCCGGCCTCGACCCATCCACCCAGATCGGTCCGCTGGTGTCTCGAGAGCAGGAGCAGCGCGTCCGCAGCTACATCGAGCGCGGCGTGTCGGAGGGCGCCGAACTCGTCGCCGGCGGCGACGGCCAGAAGCCGATCGAGGGCGGCTACTACGTCGCGCCGACGCTGTTCGTGAGCGAACGCGACGACATCACGATCGCGCGCGAGGAGATCTTCGGACCGGTGCTGGTCGCGCTTCCGTACGAGGACTTGGAGGAGGTGGCGCGGCGCGCCAACGCGACCGAATACGGACTCGCCGCAGGCGTTTGGACACGCGACGTCAGCAAGGCCCACCGGATGGCAGAGCTACTGGAAGCGGGTGACGTCTACGTCAATATCTGGGGACCGAGCGACCCCGCGGCACCGTTCGGGGGCGTCAAGGCGTCGGGCATTGGGCGCGAGCACGGTCGCGAGGGTCTCGAGGCCTATCTCGAGACGAAGACGGTTTGGGTGAACCTAGCCTGA
- a CDS encoding alcohol dehydrogenase catalytic domain-containing protein translates to MRAVTFQAPGKVRVEERPEPSVQDPEDAVVRVETTGICGSDLHIFHGRVKIEPGFTLGHEFVGTVVETGAAVTEVAVGDRVLGCFCTACGRCFFCRHGDFHKCDHGRVFGHGKTLGNLQGAQAELVLVPHANLTLRRVPEGMPDEVALFAGDVMGTGYHAIVDAGLVAGETVCVVGLGPVGLCAVQAAQACGAAHVFAVDRVRDRLALAERLGARPIDLEREDPREPVRAATDGRGADVVVEAVGHPDALELAIRLARKAGRISGIGVYAERVQVHMGLVWIKALSLRTGFANVVGHLDRVIALLQSGKLDPRPLVTHRLSLDEAAEGYAIYDRREALKVVLKP, encoded by the coding sequence GTGCGCGCGGTGACGTTCCAGGCCCCGGGGAAGGTACGCGTCGAGGAACGGCCCGAGCCAAGCGTGCAGGACCCCGAAGACGCGGTCGTGCGGGTCGAGACGACCGGCATCTGCGGCTCCGACCTGCACATCTTCCACGGCCGGGTGAAGATCGAGCCAGGCTTCACGCTCGGTCACGAGTTCGTCGGCACGGTCGTGGAAACGGGCGCGGCGGTCACCGAGGTGGCGGTCGGAGACCGTGTGCTCGGCTGCTTCTGTACCGCTTGCGGTCGTTGCTTCTTCTGCCGTCACGGCGACTTCCACAAGTGCGACCACGGACGCGTCTTCGGACACGGCAAGACGCTCGGCAACCTGCAGGGTGCGCAGGCCGAGTTGGTGCTCGTCCCGCACGCCAACCTAACCCTGCGACGCGTCCCCGAGGGCATGCCCGACGAGGTAGCGCTGTTTGCCGGTGACGTGATGGGCACCGGCTACCACGCCATCGTCGACGCTGGCCTCGTCGCCGGCGAGACCGTTTGCGTCGTCGGTCTCGGACCGGTCGGTCTGTGCGCCGTGCAGGCGGCGCAGGCTTGCGGGGCGGCGCACGTCTTCGCCGTCGACCGGGTGCGCGACCGCCTGGCGCTTGCCGAGCGCCTAGGGGCGCGTCCAATTGACCTCGAACGCGAAGACCCGCGCGAGCCGGTGCGCGCTGCGACGGACGGGCGCGGCGCGGACGTCGTGGTCGAGGCGGTAGGCCACCCCGATGCGCTGGAGCTCGCAATCCGTCTAGCGCGCAAGGCGGGGCGGATCTCCGGGATCGGTGTTTACGCCGAACGAGTGCAGGTGCACATGGGTCTTGTGTGGATCAAGGCGCTCTCGCTACGCACGGGGTTCGCCAACGTAGTCGGTCACCTCGATCGCGTGATCGCGCTGCTACAGAGCGGCAAGCTCGACCCGCGCCCGCTCGTTACCCATCGTTTGTCGCTCGACGAAGCTGCGGAGGGGTACGCGATCTACGATCGCCGAGAGGCTCTGAAGGTCGTTCTCAAGCCCTGA